One genomic region from Candidatus Methylomirabilota bacterium encodes:
- a CDS encoding CBS domain-containing protein produces the protein MSALSVPVAAWMSSPVHTVTPATTVAEAVGLLRRERIRHLPVMEGDRVVGVVTDRDLRGVDPGVAVSTLMSRPVVVVSPRTAIDKAARLLFDRRIGCLPVIEDGKLVGILTQTDAVAAMVTLMRHQVGGRHTEVVIGHRPEAMALAHHAIRSLGMEVARLVGATIEPHGRGVRPERVRLRIETREMARVLDVLRAAGLTILSSSDGSPIASAAEPAGRADDRS, from the coding sequence ATGAGCGCCCTGAGCGTTCCGGTGGCGGCCTGGATGTCGAGCCCCGTCCACACCGTGACCCCGGCGACGACGGTGGCGGAGGCGGTAGGGCTCCTCCGTCGCGAGCGTATCCGCCACCTGCCGGTCATGGAGGGCGACCGGGTCGTGGGCGTGGTCACCGACCGCGATCTCCGCGGCGTCGATCCGGGCGTCGCCGTCTCCACCCTCATGAGCCGGCCCGTCGTGGTGGTCAGCCCCCGCACCGCGATCGACAAGGCCGCGCGCCTCCTCTTCGATCGCCGCATCGGCTGCCTGCCGGTCATCGAAGACGGGAAGCTGGTCGGAATCCTGACCCAGACCGACGCCGTCGCGGCGATGGTAACCCTCATGCGGCACCAGGTGGGGGGCCGCCACACCGAGGTGGTGATCGGCCATCGACCGGAGGCGATGGCCCTGGCCCACCACGCCATCCGCTCGCTCGGGATGGAGGTGGCGCGGCTGGTCGGAGCCACCATCGAGCCGCACGGTCGCGGGGTGCGTCCGGAGCGGGTGAGGCTCCGGATCGAGACGCGCGAGATGGCCCGGGTCCTCGACGTCCTGCGCGCGGCCGGGCTCACGATCCTGTCGAGCAGCGACGGCAGCCCGATCGCGAGCGCGGCCGAGCCGGCCGGGCGGGCCGATGACCGAAGCTGA